A single genomic interval of Myxocyprinus asiaticus isolate MX2 ecotype Aquarium Trade chromosome 19, UBuf_Myxa_2, whole genome shotgun sequence harbors:
- the LOC127409682 gene encoding insulinoma-associated protein 1a-like: MPRGFLVKRNKKATPVSYRIRSDEDENAVFPVAQDAPRFTQNLASPRTDSGAMTSAQEAKPVQFGNPETVYRSMYSPTRPVSREHERACLERRFNLGSPISAESFPAAPNTSDHVPFAPVDLKIGTSNSNRIGTSNPTAVTTKRPASDGERKGKPASKKVKVMRKLQFEDEVTTSPVLGLKIKEGPVEQKPRAQSTAGDKPLGEFICQLCREAYADPFSLAQHKCSRIVRIEYRCPECDKLFSCPANLASHRRWHKPKPQNPPGTNPDGNKMPAPDKSIASEEPKEISSDRDTPSPGLSESGSEDGLYDCQHCGKKFKRQAYLKKHIMAHHDGADKTQSQAPLNLSASECHLCPVCGENFPSRVNQERHIRLLHSAQVYPCKYCPAMFYSSPGLTRHINKCHPSENRQVILLQMPVRPAC; this comes from the coding sequence ATGCCGAGAGGATTTCTAGTGAAGAGAAACAAGAAAGCGACACCTGTTTCGTACCGGATCCGCTCGGACGAGGATGAAAATGCTGTGTTTCCAGTTGCGCAAGACGCGCCGCGCTTTACGCAAAACCTGGCATCGCCGCGAACGGATTCGGGCGCTATGACTTCCGCGCAGGAGGCGAAACCAGTGCAGTTCGGCAACCCGGAGACGGTGTACCGATCCATGTACAGCCCGACGCGACCCGTGAGCAGAGAGCACGAAAGGGCGTGCTTGGAGAGGAGATTCAATCTGGGCTCACCCATTTCGGCGGAATCCTTCCCGGCGGCGCCCAACACCTCCGATCACGTGCCATTCGCCCCTGTGGATCTTAAAATCGGCACCAGCAACAGCAACCGAATCGGTACGAGCAACCCGACCGCAGTAACCACCAAAAGACCCGCATCGGACGGCGAGCGCAAAGGCAAACCCGCATCCAAGAAAGTCAAAGTCATGAGGAAACTGCAGTTCGAAGACGAGGTGACCACCTCTCCAGTGCTGGGCTTGAAGATTAAGGAGGGTCCCGTGGAGCAGAAGCCCAGAGCTCAGTCCACAGCAGGTGACAAGCCGCTGGGCGAGTTTATTTGCCAGTTGTGTCGGGAGGCGTACGCGGATCCGTTCTCTCTGGCGCAACACAAATGCTCCCGGATTGTGCGGATCGAGTACAGGTGCCCTGAATGCGACAAGCTCTTCAGCTGTCCGGCTAACCTGGCATCGCACAGGCGCTGGCACAAACCCAAACCGCAAAACCCACCGGGCACCAACCCGGACGGCAACAAGATGCCCGCACCCGACAAAAGCATCGCCTCTGAGGAGCCCAAGGAAATTTCCAGCGACAGAGACACTCCCAGTCCCGGCTTGTCGGAATCTGGATCTGAAGATGGCCTGTATGATTGTCAGCACTGTGGGAAGAAATTCAAACGTCAGGCGTACTTGAAAAAGCACATTATGGCGCATCACGATGGAGCCGACAAAACCCAAAGCCAAGCACCTTTGAATCTGAGCGCCTCGGAGTGTCACCTGTGCCCGGTGTGCGGAGAAAACTTCCCCTCTAGAGTCAACCAGGAGAGGCACATCCGTCTGCTGCACTCTGCGCAGGTGTATCCCTGCAAATACTGCCCAGCCATGTTCTACAGCTCACCTGGACTAACGAGACACATCAACAAATGCCATCCATCGGAAAACAGGCAGGTAATTCTGCTCCAAATGCCCGTGCGTCCAGCCTGctga